Part of the Plasmodium malariae genome assembly, chromosome: 9 genome is shown below.
taataatataataacaatatagtattataatgataatataataacaatatagtagtataatgaaaatataataacaatatagtagtataatgataatataataaaatatgcatttGAATACCCCAAGTAGAAGAATAATAGAGCTAATAAGGTGAGTCTAATGGTATCGAACACAACAAGTAACAATAATGAGAAGATATGCCACTTTTCAAAAGGCTTAATATTAGAAAATgggatatatttaataaatgttaaagataaagaaaaattaaatgaatataaatggTGGAAGGGATTAATAAAACCAAAGGATGCATTCAATCCGAAGAAAACAAAAGGATTTCtagttttaaaattatttttatatggtTACTTAAATAGAATAAGTACTTATCGATCTAATAAAGATAACGATTTAATGTAtccatatttaaaaattttattaaataatgtcGAAATATATAGAACAAGAGTATTAGATAGTAACCTACACATATGGgaggaaaaaatagaaatagaaattcattatattaagAGTAAAATTGAAATACAGTTATTTGACATGGATGAAACAGAAGGAATAGTTGAAGATGAGTATATCGGGAGTGCATTCATTGACATTATTTATCTAGAAATGTTTAAGAAATATGatattattcttaaatatGTGAACAGAGTAGCTATACTAATGGATACATACCACTACAAAGGAAAGTCAGGAGATGATGAGTCCGCTGCTGATAACGCAACTAGTTCCTttagcagtagtagtagtggtAGTGGAATctgcaataataataagaagaaTGAGGGAAAAGGAGGAAAAATGAACTCTGCTAAAGAAGAAAGTAACAATAGGTCATGTAACAAAAGGGCCGCATGCCCATCTAAtcctaatttatataattacacaAATGATTATAACGTTCgtatttttgtaaaactatcgaataagcaaaattataataattttattttacagtTAAATACAATATCGTCATTAAACTATACTTGCATTCATAAAAAGAATCCAATATTAGATAAagatttaaatgtatatcagttatatgaagaattaaaaaaaataaaaggaaatattgATACCATTTGGTTACCCTTCttttcaattatttataatttcgcATCGTGGAAAACACCACtatattccttattttttgttgtctttttctttttctcctttttttttccaaaattttttctctctttttttttagttgtcttaagtttaatattttttatcttagtGTCTATTATTCGTGAAAGTGATAAACTAAAAAGAGCTAATCAGCTCAATACAATTGTACAACCTagtacgaaaaaaaaaaaaaaaaaaaataataactcttcttttatttattggatgaaggcaaaaaaatatggtGGCTATCAAAATAGTAAAGAAGACGAACACGTAAATGAAAAGACTATAAAAGAAATGGATGATATGCTACAACACAGtgatagtagtagtagcacAAGCAGTAATCTTTCCATAGATGATGTAAATTCTGATCAGACGGATGGTAGCTTGGACAGTGGGAGTTACACACAGTCAAGTGGTACGAACGTTGATGATGTGCAGGATGACGATTATGATCAGGTTGATGAAGATGATGAAAGTGGTAATAAAGATGGTAGTGAAAGTGGTAATGAAGATGGTAGTGAGAGTGGTAATGAAGATGGCAGTAAAAGTGGTAATGAAGATGGTCATAATGATGGAAATAACGATGGAAATAACGATGGAAATAACGATAATATTATTGATAAAAGTGGACGGGGCGCAATACGTGGAGAGCTGCCTAACCGACGTAGAAATAGAAACAAAAAGTTGGACACAAATAGTACCATTATACgggaaaagaagaaaaaaggaaaaacaaaggggaaaaaaaaaaatggaattgATTCTGGAGAAGGAAATTCATCCTGTGTGAACAGTAGCAGTGATACTTGTTGTACAAATgagaataaaacaaataagaataatacaAACAGTTGCtttaataacattaataatacTAGTCGACAATATAATACTAGCAAAATTAATAGCAATTGTTACAACAACAAGGATTCAGAGAATAACTTAAGCATTATTAAGGCCTTTTTAACAAATGTAATTGACGATGATATTctcaataatataaaatattttcattatattgtatattgCTTTACAAAATGGtctcaaatttttttttatcttttaaggAAATTCGGTTATTTTCTAGTTATTATTACCTTAATCTTTTGTTGtcttaatatatacttttaccCATTAGTTGCCAGATTATTAcgctttttaattttctgtataggttttattttattaacgtACAACTTTAAACCAACTAATATTTTGTACAggttttttttatgtattcaGGAATACTATATTTTAGAAATGAAACGAAGAAATGTGGACATTTTTACCAATTCGTAGTGTGTACCAATGTATACCTGTGCATACCAATGTATATCAGTGCTTACCAATGTATACCAGTGCTTACCAATGTATACCAGTGCTTACCAATGTATACCAGTGCTTACCACTGTATACCAGTGCATACCAATGTATACCAGTGCTTACCAATGTATACCAGTGCTTACCAATGTATACCAGTGCTTACCAATGTATACCAGTGCTTACCAATGTATACCAGTGCTTACCAATGTATACCAGTGCTTACCAATGTATACCAGTACTTACCAATGTATACCAGTACTTAccaatgtatatttttttttttttttttttttttttttatgtctcAACACTCTTCTTTCTCCATTTTTGCCATAAtagctaaaaaaaataaaaatatcatattataCCATACCACGCCATAtataaatcataaaaaaggatatcATCATATTTCgctttaaattttatatcttatGCTTTGTTAATGACTTAACATAAATAGTAACATGTAATAACTTAAACACACGTTCCACTCTCATGTTAATGCTCAGCGAATGTGCTACTTGTATGTTGTACAGTCGTGTGTGGTGTGTTcacttttgtttttcttttttctttttttcgttttctgttcttaatatatataagttgtCTCAAgatttgaaattattttatcaagTCTTGTTATGATTTTGCGTGAAGACTGAACAGGATTCTGTACATAATGCGtaattaacaatatattCGTATTATacctcctttttttattttaccatttttttttttttttttccttccccttatttataaaaaaaaaaatataagcggttattgttataaaggtgtacgtataaatatatataaacacatttatgtatattcataCACATTTAACATGATGaacattttttgtattattgcTTCCGAATGACAAATTAGGGAACAcgaaaaaaatcatttttatattaataatgaaaagtgaaaaaagaaatttctTCTTCCCTTTTGAAATGATGTTTTCCATGATAAGCGGTTTTTCTAAAAAGTCCATTCGAACAGAGCACATACATTTTGTATTGCCGCTTCTACAAGCAATTGCACGCATTATAGGGGTATACGTATGCGTATATACGTAcgagtatatacatacgaaTGTATAcgcgtaaatatatatatatatatatatatatatatatatatatatatatatatatatatatatgtgtataaataaatagatgaTGTTTTGCTTTGAGCAGTACGCAGAAAGTTCAACCCCTGATTTCTCTTTAAATAGAGAAAACtcctaaaaaattaacataagatattttaaataaaaatatcccAATCATCTTGATTAGGCATAACTACTACCATTATAAATGACCCATTAAAAGCGTTCAATGTTgtggataaaaaaaaaaaaaaatagatataacaaaatggggcaaaaaatagatataacaaaatgggacaaaatatagatataacaaaatgggaaaaaatagatataataaaatgggacaaaaaataaatataacaaaatgggaaaaaatagatataacaaaatgggaaaaaatagatataataaaatgggaatgacaaaatggaataaaaaaaaaaaaaaaaaaaggaataaccCTTCAAGTGATGAtcaatcttttttatttaatgttaaTCTTTTCACGGGATGAAaaactatattatttaattatacttaCCAAGTTGCAATAGTTttggcaaaaaaaaaaaaaaattttttaacgaGAAAAATAGGCAAACAATGTTCATATTAAATTGACATGATGTTTTTGCCAATATCGTATAGCATTTGCAATTGaatgcatatatgcataaatttgagtatgtatatatatatatatatacatgtatatatttttaagtgcATAATTACAAGTACATActattttgtatatgtacatatttatatataatttcatcgcatatatacgtatgaacataaaaatgCGCACAGTCGTAAGAGATAGTCCCCTTTCCTAGTTCGGAAGAAATTCCCATTAGCGAACAGAACAGCcataaataatagaaaaaaaaaaaaaattttttaaatatatcttatattaGAACGTTTAATGTATAGAAGCAAACactttgtattattatagcTTTATAGTAATAGagatttttcaaattaatttttctttgaaTAAAACAGTAAAAGGTTTTCACTTAAATTAATGTGCCACTTTATAAATGTTCGTaagaaaaacatttataaatgattGAAAGATATCATAGAATTAAACGAGGAATAAGATAGAGCTAAGGATACAAAAGAAGAATTAGAAaagattaatttttctaGTAAATTTTAATGACTGTAgatgaaatttatttaataattagtAATCTCGATTTTGAGGAAATTAATCAAGTTAAATAGTACAAAGGGGATAGCTAATAATATACGTGGAGCCGTTTTGTAGAAAGGTACATCAGAACAAGTAGTGATAGTACTAAAAGCAGTGGTAGTTGAAAGAACAGTAGCTACACGAATAGTGTAAGTTGTAGTGTTACTTGTAGGTGAACTTTTGACAGTACTCTTAACCAGTACTAGCATGAGTAGCGTGAGAACGCTTCCCATAAATGggaaattatttaatgagcATTAAAGAAAAGCTTGTGAACAGATACATTTAGACAGGATTGTAGTAGAGTTTATTTTGTCATAATATGAATACCCTTTTTGTGTGTTACAGAATAGcctaataaaattttacagcaacaaatatattttttttttctttccgtTATTCCGTGTTGAATACTTGTACCAAAAGGCGCTTACAAATTCGGGCCATAAATAGCATTATATGTGCAGTGTTTATTACACACGCATTTGCACATACGTTTGCTTGTTCTTTTGCTTGCTCATTTGCTTGCTCATTTGCTTGCTCATTTGCTTGCTCATTTGCTTGCTCATTTGCTTGCTCATTTGCTTACACATTTACTTGCTCATTCGCGTAGTCATCCGTGTACATttgctcatatatatatgtggggTGTTCAATCCCCCTCCTGAAGAACTGctactacatatatatatgtacgtatgtgtgtatatatatatttatttatatatatatatatatatatgcatgtattttattttattttattttttttttttccaaccCCTAATACAATATGCATAGCTGCGCAAGTAAAGGATACCAAACAATCTAcgtttcaaaaaaaattattgactATAGATTATATTCACAAATAAGAACATGAtgaaaaatagcaaaaataatttatacaattttaaCTCGGTAAAAATAGAACCCTTCGGAAAAGCCCCAGTGGGGTATGTACCAGGGAAGGGACGAGGGGTTACCGGTTTCTCTGGGGGTGTTAGTAGGGATGATACAACAGATGATAAGGACAAAAATGATTATTCTGATTTCAATTATGACGAATTTCATGGGTATTCAGAATCCTTATTTAAAGATACAGAATATGATGAAGAAGACAAAGAAGCTgatgatatatatgataatatagATGCTCGTATGGATGTTAGAAGAAAAACTAGAAGAGAAAATAAACTAAAGGAAGAAATATCAAAAATGAGAGCACAAAAACCAACGATTCAAGAACAGTTTAGtgacttaaaaaaaaatctagCGAATGTTACTATAGAAGAATGGGAATCAATTCCTAcagttttaaattattcaaaacAGAAACAAAAGAAAGTACCTAAAAGTTATTTGCCAGCTCCCGATAGCCTTATTATGAATAGAATCAACGATTCGAACATGCACATGAATTATAACACGTCCTTATCCAATGGGCTTAAAACTCCTCTCGGTTTGTGGTACAAAACCCCACTGGGCATTCAAACCCCATTAGGGCTTCAAACCCCATTAGGACTACAAACTCCATTAGGGTTACGCTCCTCAACGGGGTTCCAAACCCCATTAGGGCTACAAACCCCCTTAGTGCTACGATCCTCATCCCTAGGTACCAGCACTCCCATAGGATTAGGAATGCAAACTCCATATATGAAAAGCTCGAGTAGTTTTGGGTTAGAAACGCCTATATATAATAGGAATGGAATGAAAGGTATTATGCCTTATAGCGGTTTGAATACGCCATTTACCTTATCAGGATATACAACTCCATTGAATGCTTCAAATATCAGTGGTTACAACACACCGCTGCTAAACAATGCTAACAAATTATCTCTTAATGATTTAGGGGAAGCAAGAGGAACAGTTTTATCCGTAAAGTTGGATGAACTTATAGACAGTGTAGAAGGACAGACAGTCATAGATCCTAAGGGGTACTTAACAAATTTGAATGCAAAAAGTTTAGTAAATGATGCAGATATAGCTGATATAAATAAAGCTAGATCATTGTTAAAATCTGTTATTAGTACAAACCCTAAGCATGGTCCAGGTTGGATAGCAGCAGCAAGAGTTGAAGAATTAGCTCAAAGGAAAGATAAagcaaaagaaataattatgaaaggATGTATTGAGTGTTCAAAAAATGAGGATATATGGTTAGAGGCAGTACGATTAGAAGATAAACTTAGTgaagcaaaaataatattagcaAAAGCTATTAAGCATCTACCGACATCTGTTAAACTGTGGTTAGaagcatataaaaaagaaaagaatatagatgataaaagaaaagtttTACGTAAAGCTATTGAATGTATACCCAATTCTGTGATATTATGGAAAGAAGCTATATCAttagaaaatgaaaacaatgcgtatattttactaaaaagaGCAGTTGAGTGTATACCTCAGTGTATTGAAATGTGGATTGCTTTAGCACGTTTATGTAACTATAATGAAGCACAGAAGGTTTTAAACGAAGCAAGAAAAAAGATCCCAACGAGCGCAGAAATATGGATTAATGCATCTAAATTAGAAGAAAAGCAAGGGAATATTAACATGgttgatattattattaaaagatgTATTGAAAATTTGACATcgaaaaatgtaatatttgaAAGAGATAAATGGATAAAATTTGCTGAAGAATGTGAGAAATCCCATTTCCCTTATACATGTGAAGGCATTATTAGAAATACTATGAATATAGGtgtagaaaatttaaataaaaaacgtATATACAAACAAGATGCACAGaattgtattaataataaatcatttCATACTGCTAGAGTTATCTACAATGAAgcgttaaaaaattttaaaacgaaaaaatcATTATGGTTAGCACTAGCTAATCTAGAATTAGCTTatgggaaaaaagaaaatgtagaTGAAGTGTTACAAAGAGCTGTTAAGAATTGTCCACAATCTAGTGTCCTATGGTTAATGTTAGCAAAGCAGAAATggttaaataatgaaatagatAAGGCTAGAGAAATTTTAGCAGAATCGTTTATGCACAATCAGAACACAGAAGTTATATCACTAGCAGCTATCAAATtagaaagagaaaataatgaatttgACAGAGCAAGGtttttattgaaaaagtCAAGAGTACAATGTAATACGCCAAAAATATGGATGCAGTCTGTACAACTGGAAAGACTGTTAAGAAATTATAGTGAGGCTAAATACCTTGTACATGAAgctttaaaaatacataaatatttcgATAAATTGTATATGATTGCTGGTCAGATAGAACTAgaatatgaaatttttaaaggGGAAGATAGTGATAAGAAGcagataaacaaaataactACCAACTCATTTGGTAGCAGTACCAATGTGGACATAACCATAACGAGTGGAAACAATCCTGGGGAAGATCTACACAGAGAAGAAAAAGCGGAACAGACGAATATAATTGAGCATGACTTCAACTCGCTTAGAAGTAACAACATCCCATATATAAACGCacagaaaatatatgaacaaggAATAAAGTATTGCCCTGGATCAATAAATCTATGGATTTGTGCTATTGACCTGCagatggaaaataaaaactatacATCAGCTAGGGCACTAGTTGAAAAGGctaaaatcaaaataaagaGTATTAACTCAATAAAGAATAAcaattatgtttttaaaaataaagaaattatcgAAAGTAGTGAACATCCATATGAAGAAGatatcaataaaaatattgaggATACAAAAAATGCAAACTCGAATAGTACTAATttaactaataataaaaatgagttAGAGAAGAAAAACTCAGCAATAAATAACGCATCagttaaaattattgaaaattatGACTTATTATGgttaaaattaattgaaaTAGAATTatgttgtaataataaaaatatcaatcCTGTTATTTCAGAGGCTTTAAAGGAATGCCCTTCTTCAGGCATCATTTGGTCAAAAGCAATAGAACtagaaaataagaatttaCAAAATAGCAAGTCAGTTAGTGCATTTAATAGCTGTGGAAATAATGCTTATGTAGTTCTAACAGTCGCTAAACTTTTTTGGatgaattttaaaattccAAAAGCTAGGAAATGGTTTTATAGAGTTATTAGTTTGAATCCCAATTTCGGCGATGGTTGGGCTACTTTCCTGGCCTTCGAGATTGACCAGCAGAACGAGATTAACCAGAAGGACATCATTAACAAGTGCATAAAGGCCGAGCCAAACAGAGGTACCTGCGCAGCTCCGTCATACGTGTTTTAGCATCTTCAGTGTTAGTATGTGCGGTGTTAGCATCTTCATTGTTAGTATGTGCGGTGTTAGCATATGCAGTGTTAGTATGTGCGGTGTTAGCATATGCAGTGTTAGTATGTGCGGTGTTAGCATATGCAGTGTTAGTATGTGCGGTGTTAGCATATGCAGTGTtggtgtatatgtgtgttaGTATGTGTAGTGTTACTGAATAGTGTGTAGTGTATACGTGTATTAGTGTAAGGTTTATACTTTTGTTAGCTTGTGCATGTATGactgaatatttatttgtttgcgTGCTTTTCTATTTCTGCCATACAGGCTACATGTGGAACAGAATTACGAAACGGGTTGAAAACTGGAGATTGAAATACCCGCAAAagttgtataaatatattaaggaGTTATTTCCGGaagtgttaaaaaaaaaaatatcggAAAAAATTTGGCAAATTATTAGCGACGAAAACGTAGATGATCCGGTGTTTCAAAGTAGCTACGTGGAGACTGAGCCAGTGGACAACAAGGCAGAAGAAGTGACTGAAGAAGATAAGGGGGA
Proteins encoded:
- the PmUG01_09019600 gene encoding conserved Plasmodium protein, unknown function, with amino-acid sequence MVSNTTSNNNEKICHFSKGLILENGIYLINVKDKEKLNEYKWWKGLIKPKDAFNPKKTKGFLVLKLFLYGYLNRISTYRSNKDNDLMYPYLKILLNNVEIYRTRVLDSNLHIWEEKIEIEIHYIKSKIEIQLFDMDETEGIVEDEYIGSAFIDIIYLEMFKKYDIILKYVNRVAILMDTYHYKGKSGDDESAADNATSSFSSSSSGSGICNNNKKNEGKGGKMNSAKEESNNRSCNKRAACPSNPNLYNYTNDYNVRIFVKLSNKQNYNNFILQLNTISSLNYTCIHKKNPILDKDLNVYQLYEELKKIKGNIDTIWLPFFSIIYNFASWKTPLYSLFFVVFFFFSFFFPKFFLSFFLVVLSLIFFILVSIIRESDKLKRANQLNTIVQPSTKKKKKKNNNSSFIYWMKAKKYGGYQNSKEDEHVNEKTIKEMDDMLQHSDSSSSTSSNLSIDDVNSDQTDGSLDSGSYTQSSGTNVDDVQDDDYDQVDEDDESGNKDGSESGNEDGSESGNEDGSKSGNEDGHNDGNNDGNNDGNNDNIIDKSGRGAIRGELPNRRRNRNKKLDTNSTIIREKKKKGKTKGKKKNGIDSGEGNSSCVNSSSDTCCTNENKTNKNNTNSCFNNINNTSRQYNTSKINSNCYNNKDSENNLSIIKAFLTNVIDDDILNNIKYFHYIVYCFTKWSQIFFYLLRKFGYFLVIITLIFCCLNIYFYPLVARLLRFLIFCIGFILLTYNFKPTNILYRFFLCIQEYYILEMKRRNVDIFTNS
- the PRPF6 gene encoding pre-mRNA-processing factor 6, putative, which codes for MMKNSKNNLYNFNSVKIEPFGKAPVGYVPGKGRGVTGFSGGVSRDDTTDDKDKNDYSDFNYDEFHGYSESLFKDTEYDEEDKEADDIYDNIDARMDVRRKTRRENKLKEEISKMRAQKPTIQEQFSDLKKNLANVTIEEWESIPTVLNYSKQKQKKVPKSYLPAPDSLIMNRINDSNMHMNYNTSLSNGLKTPLGLWYKTPLGIQTPLGLQTPLGLQTPLGLRSSTGFQTPLGLQTPLVLRSSSLGTSTPIGLGMQTPYMKSSSSFGLETPIYNRNGMKGIMPYSGLNTPFTLSGYTTPLNASNISGYNTPLLNNANKLSLNDLGEARGTVLSVKLDELIDSVEGQTVIDPKGYLTNLNAKSLVNDADIADINKARSLLKSVISTNPKHGPGWIAAARVEELAQRKDKAKEIIMKGCIECSKNEDIWLEAVRLEDKLSEAKIILAKAIKHLPTSVKLWLEAYKKEKNIDDKRKVLRKAIECIPNSVILWKEAISLENENNAYILLKRAVECIPQCIEMWIALARLCNYNEAQKVLNEARKKIPTSAEIWINASKLEEKQGNINMVDIIIKRCIENLTSKNVIFERDKWIKFAEECEKSHFPYTCEGIIRNTMNIGVENLNKKRIYKQDAQNCINNKSFHTARVIYNEALKNFKTKKSLWLALANLELAYGKKENVDEVLQRAVKNCPQSSVLWLMLAKQKWLNNEIDKAREILAESFMHNQNTEVISLAAIKLERENNEFDRARFLLKKSRVQCNTPKIWMQSVQLERLLRNYSEAKYLVHEALKIHKYFDKLYMIAGQIELEYEIFKGEDSDKKQINKITTNSFGSSTNVDITITSGNNPGEDLHREEKAEQTNIIEHDFNSLRSNNIPYINAQKIYEQGIKYCPGSINLWICAIDLQMENKNYTSARALVEKAKIKIKSINSIKNNNYVFKNKEIIESSEHPYEEDINKNIEDTKNANSNSTNLTNNKNELEKKNSAINNASVKIIENYDLLWLKLIEIELCCNNKNINPVISEALKECPSSGIIWSKAIELENKNLQNSKSVSAFNSCGNNAYVVLTVAKLFWMNFKIPKARKWFYRVISLNPNFGDGWATFLAFEIDQQNEINQKDIINKCIKAEPNRGYMWNRITKRVENWRLKYPQKLYKYIKELFPEVLKKKISEKIWQIISDENVDDPVFQSSYVETEPVDNKAEEVTEEDKGDEQGEEADAGGETKIERMEKNAETGGKVEDVETAVQGGEDETGELGDEEETGKTGGTTSARNMGKSQPKEKKAKSKNDEKKTNKRKEMSNKNEETDKTARKKKK